Proteins from one Akkermansiaceae bacterium genomic window:
- the ilvE gene encoding branched-chain-amino-acid transaminase — protein sequence MKIWLDGKLVDESEAKISVFDHGLLYGDGVFEGLRFYNGRVFRLEEHIRRLFDSAHAIVLDLPWTQEEVIKFTCETVAANGLTDGYIRLVVTRGAGELGLNPYLCKVPSMFIIASTIKLYPEEYYQNGLAIITCATRRPAPAALMPQVKSLNYLNNIMAKVEAIQSNALEAVMLNEQGYVAECTGDNLFLIKNGVLLTPLISDGALDGITRAVILELADQLGVPFKEKSLTRYDIYTADECFLTGTAAEVIPVVSLDRRKIGDGKPGEFTKRFLKAFHELAGSTGTPVA from the coding sequence ATGAAAATCTGGCTCGATGGCAAATTGGTGGATGAATCTGAAGCGAAGATCTCGGTCTTCGATCACGGCTTGCTTTACGGGGACGGTGTCTTCGAGGGACTGCGCTTCTACAATGGACGCGTCTTCCGCCTGGAGGAGCACATCCGCCGCCTGTTCGACTCCGCCCATGCCATCGTCCTCGATCTGCCGTGGACCCAGGAAGAGGTGATCAAGTTCACCTGTGAGACGGTGGCCGCCAACGGCCTGACCGACGGTTACATCCGCCTGGTGGTCACCCGTGGTGCGGGCGAGCTGGGCCTCAACCCGTATCTCTGCAAGGTGCCGTCGATGTTCATCATCGCCTCCACCATCAAGCTCTACCCGGAGGAATACTATCAGAACGGCCTGGCCATCATCACGTGTGCCACCCGCCGTCCGGCACCCGCCGCCCTCATGCCACAGGTGAAGTCGCTGAACTACCTGAACAACATCATGGCGAAGGTGGAGGCCATCCAATCCAACGCGCTGGAAGCCGTCATGCTCAACGAGCAGGGCTACGTGGCCGAGTGCACCGGCGACAACCTTTTCCTCATCAAGAACGGCGTGCTGCTCACCCCGCTCATCAGCGATGGGGCGCTGGACGGGATCACCCGTGCGGTCATCCTCGAGCTGGCCGACCAACTGGGCGTTCCGTTCAAGGAAAAGTCCCTCACCCGCTATGACATCTACACGGCGGATGAGTGCTTCCTGACCGGCACCGCGGCGGAGGTCATCCCCGTGGTTTCGCTGGACCGCCGCAAGATCGGTGACGGCAAGCCGGGCGAGTTCACGAAGCGCTTCCTCAAGGCGTTCCACGAACTGGCTGGCTCGACTGGCACTCCGGTTGCTTGA
- a CDS encoding PQQ-binding-like beta-propeller repeat protein, translating to MTHLMPAGLRRTSLHARILSGVLLAIALPASADSDWPVYLGGKERNLYSELKQINKGNVKDLKVAWTYDTGDKGEYQANNLIVGGVLYTPTPTRKVVALDAATGKERWTWDPATSVAGAGKGRQRGLVYWAAADGSEARLFTAVGNHLLALDPSTGKVIESFGEKGAIHLGKGLDREGTPNVGLNTPGVIYKDLLIIGGFGGPGAVRALDVRTGERKWIFHLIPRPGEVGHDTWPPEAYKTATGVMPWPGQALDEKRGIVYVATKTAEPDFYGGSRHGMNLFANCIVALDATTGKRLWHFQTVHHDLLDKDLPCPPVLLTVTHKGKKIDAVAQGTKHGILFVFDRVTGEPLWPIEERPVPASTLRGEQAWPTQPFPVKPAPLMRQNYTEADISITSPEAKAATLDRIRVSPNFGPFPAPSLQETIMFPGFDGGMEWGGGAADPDGIYYVNINEMPWIVQMVETRRADGTALPRGEKEYMTYCAACHGLDRKGNPAGGFPSLIDVQKRKTRIEIETLTQKGAGRMPPFDQIPSAQRDAIHDYIMSVPAPAGGGGRPDEQGAAPSAPAAPDKTPPYAFAGFKRYLDREGYPAIKPPWGTLNAVDLNTGEIKWQVPLGEYKELTARGMAPTGTENYGGPVVTAGGVIFIAATADEMIRAFDKDTGKVLWQAPLPFGGNATPSTYTVGGRQFVVISAGGGKSGRPAGGSLVAFALPE from the coding sequence ATGACCCACCTGATGCCCGCAGGACTTCGCCGCACCTCCCTCCATGCCCGGATCCTTTCGGGAGTTCTCCTCGCCATCGCGCTGCCCGCATCCGCGGATTCCGACTGGCCGGTCTATCTGGGCGGAAAGGAAAGGAACCTTTATTCCGAACTGAAGCAGATCAACAAGGGGAACGTGAAGGATCTCAAGGTCGCCTGGACCTACGACACCGGCGACAAGGGCGAGTATCAGGCGAACAACCTCATCGTGGGCGGGGTCCTTTACACGCCGACGCCGACGCGGAAGGTGGTCGCCCTGGATGCCGCCACCGGCAAGGAGCGCTGGACCTGGGACCCCGCCACCAGCGTCGCAGGTGCGGGCAAGGGACGCCAGCGCGGCTTGGTCTATTGGGCCGCCGCGGACGGCAGCGAGGCGCGGCTTTTCACCGCCGTAGGCAACCATCTGCTCGCGCTCGACCCCTCGACGGGAAAGGTCATCGAGTCGTTTGGTGAAAAGGGGGCGATCCACCTTGGCAAGGGGCTGGACCGCGAAGGCACCCCTAATGTGGGGCTGAACACGCCGGGGGTGATCTACAAGGATCTGCTGATCATCGGCGGCTTCGGCGGGCCGGGAGCGGTGCGTGCGCTGGATGTCCGCACCGGTGAGCGGAAGTGGATTTTCCATCTCATCCCGCGTCCGGGTGAGGTCGGCCACGATACCTGGCCGCCTGAGGCCTACAAGACGGCCACGGGCGTCATGCCGTGGCCGGGGCAGGCGCTGGATGAGAAGCGCGGCATCGTCTATGTGGCGACGAAGACGGCGGAGCCGGACTTCTACGGCGGGAGCCGCCACGGGATGAACCTGTTCGCCAACTGCATCGTCGCGCTGGACGCCACCACGGGCAAGCGGCTGTGGCATTTCCAGACCGTCCACCATGACCTGTTGGACAAGGACCTGCCGTGCCCGCCGGTGCTGCTGACGGTAACCCACAAGGGGAAAAAGATCGACGCTGTGGCGCAGGGGACGAAGCACGGCATCCTGTTCGTCTTCGACCGCGTGACGGGTGAGCCGCTGTGGCCCATCGAGGAACGCCCGGTGCCAGCCTCCACCCTGCGTGGGGAGCAGGCATGGCCGACCCAGCCGTTCCCGGTGAAGCCCGCGCCGCTGATGCGCCAGAACTACACGGAGGCCGACATTTCCATCACCTCCCCGGAGGCAAAGGCGGCCACTCTCGACCGCATCCGCGTTTCGCCGAACTTCGGACCCTTCCCGGCCCCCAGCCTCCAGGAAACCATCATGTTCCCCGGCTTTGACGGCGGCATGGAATGGGGCGGGGGAGCCGCCGATCCCGACGGCATCTACTACGTCAACATCAACGAGATGCCATGGATCGTCCAGATGGTGGAAACCCGCCGGGCCGACGGCACGGCGCTGCCACGCGGTGAAAAGGAATACATGACCTATTGCGCGGCCTGCCACGGCCTCGACCGCAAGGGGAATCCGGCCGGAGGCTTTCCTTCGCTGATCGATGTGCAGAAGCGCAAGACCCGCATTGAGATCGAGACCCTGACCCAGAAAGGCGCGGGTCGCATGCCTCCGTTCGACCAGATCCCCTCCGCGCAGCGGGACGCCATCCACGACTACATCATGTCCGTCCCCGCGCCTGCGGGTGGTGGTGGCCGTCCGGATGAGCAGGGGGCCGCCCCGTCCGCGCCCGCCGCCCCGGACAAAACCCCGCCCTATGCCTTCGCCGGATTCAAGCGCTACCTCGACCGGGAAGGCTATCCGGCGATCAAGCCGCCGTGGGGCACCCTCAATGCCGTGGATCTCAACACCGGCGAGATCAAGTGGCAGGTCCCGCTGGGCGAATACAAGGAGCTGACCGCGCGCGGGATGGCACCGACCGGCACCGAAAACTACGGCGGTCCGGTCGTCACCGCCGGGGGCGTGATCTTCATCGCCGCCACGGCGGACGAAATGATCCGCGCCTTTGACAAGGACACCGGCAAGGTGCTGTGGCAGGCCCCGCTGCCATTTGGGGGGAATGCCACACCCAGCACCTACACGGTGGGAGGCCGCCAGTTCGTGGTCATTTCCGCCGGTGGCGGGAAATCCGGGCGTCCTGCGGGCGGCAGCCTCGTCGCCTTCGCGCTTCCGGAATGA
- a CDS encoding CYTH domain-containing protein, with protein MAVEIERKYLVADDSWRAENPEGIRMAQGYLSRETGRTVRVRVAGDKAWLTIKGAAEGISRAEFEYEIPAEEGSQLLALCEPSVIDKTRFLVPHGSHVWEVDVFHGENDGLVVAEVELADESEQPELPAWVGSEVSDDRRYANSSLSRTPFSRW; from the coding sequence ATGGCGGTAGAGATCGAGCGGAAATATCTGGTGGCGGATGACAGTTGGCGTGCGGAAAACCCGGAGGGGATCCGCATGGCACAGGGCTATCTATCACGGGAAACCGGGCGCACGGTGCGGGTGCGGGTGGCCGGGGACAAGGCGTGGCTCACCATCAAGGGGGCGGCGGAAGGCATCTCCCGCGCCGAGTTCGAATACGAAATACCGGCGGAGGAGGGGAGCCAATTGCTCGCCCTGTGCGAGCCGTCGGTCATCGACAAGACACGCTTTCTGGTGCCCCACGGCTCCCATGTGTGGGAGGTGGATGTTTTCCACGGCGAGAACGACGGCCTGGTGGTGGCGGAAGTGGAACTCGCGGATGAGTCGGAGCAACCGGAACTCCCGGCATGGGTCGGTTCCGAGGTCTCCGACGACCGGCGGTATGCGAACTCCTCGCTCTCCCGGACGCCGTTTTCACGGTGGTGA
- a CDS encoding 5-formyltetrahydrofolate cyclo-ligase, which produces MAIPQDTNPPKKELRREMRCLVKTLPQENPMVLQLLRDWLAGQPQVGTISVYAPLPGEVDITPLVAEFPHLRWVFPRVEGSELVLHVVNDPATDLEPGAFGIREPKPGLPVVDLFHVDAFLCPGLAFDEFGGRLGRGRGFYDRLLEHARGDALKVGVCHKEQLVPHTYGEAHDVAMNRVISG; this is translated from the coding sequence GTGGCAATTCCCCAAGACACCAATCCCCCGAAAAAGGAACTCCGCCGAGAAATGCGCTGTCTGGTGAAGACGCTGCCACAGGAAAACCCCATGGTCCTGCAACTGCTGCGCGACTGGCTGGCCGGACAGCCGCAGGTGGGCACCATCTCCGTGTATGCCCCGCTGCCGGGTGAGGTGGACATCACGCCACTGGTCGCGGAGTTCCCCCATCTCCGCTGGGTCTTCCCGCGTGTGGAGGGCAGCGAACTGGTCCTGCATGTAGTGAACGACCCGGCCACCGACCTGGAACCCGGCGCGTTCGGGATCCGCGAGCCGAAGCCCGGTCTGCCGGTGGTCGATCTTTTCCATGTCGATGCCTTCCTTTGCCCGGGCCTCGCCTTCGACGAGTTCGGTGGCCGCCTCGGCCGGGGCCGTGGCTTCTATGACCGGCTGCTGGAACATGCCCGCGGGGATGCGCTCAAGGTCGGCGTCTGCCACAAGGAGCAGCTCGTCCCGCACACCTACGGCGAAGCCCACGATGTGGCGATGAACCGGGTGATCTCGGGGTGA
- a CDS encoding phosphopantothenoylcysteine decarboxylase, producing MKIVLGITGSIAAYKAADLASQLVKAGHQVDVVMTRAATEFITPLTLQVLTRRPVLVSLEDEKQSWKPGHIELADGADLLVVAPASADVIGNFANGLAPDPLSAIYLALPRTTPVLIAPAMNGKMWLHPATARNVARLREDGCHFVDPAEGLLACGYEGVGRLAPVEQILDEIARFAPGGGQ from the coding sequence ATGAAAATCGTCCTCGGCATCACCGGTTCCATCGCGGCCTACAAGGCGGCGGATCTGGCCTCCCAACTGGTGAAGGCGGGCCATCAGGTGGATGTGGTCATGACCCGCGCGGCCACGGAGTTCATCACCCCGCTGACGCTGCAGGTGCTCACGCGCAGGCCGGTGCTGGTGTCCCTGGAGGATGAGAAGCAGTCGTGGAAGCCCGGCCACATCGAGCTGGCGGACGGCGCGGACCTGCTGGTCGTCGCCCCGGCCAGCGCGGACGTGATCGGCAACTTCGCCAACGGCCTGGCCCCGGATCCGCTTTCCGCCATCTACCTTGCCCTGCCAAGGACGACCCCCGTCCTCATCGCCCCCGCCATGAACGGGAAGATGTGGCTGCACCCCGCCACCGCGCGGAACGTCGCGCGTCTGAGGGAGGACGGCTGCCATTTCGTCGATCCGGCGGAGGGTCTGCTCGCCTGCGGTTATGAAGGCGTGGGCCGTCTCGCCCCGGTGGAACAGATCCTGGACGAGATCGCGCGCTTCGCTCCCGGTGGTGGCCAGTGA
- a CDS encoding cysteine desulfurase yields the protein MFSDDEIRHHFPILDRKINGQPLVYLDNAATTQKPMEVLFASKHYYEAMNSNIHRGTHYLARLATEGFEKARKTVADHLNAASTDEVIFTSGTTDGINLVADVLALSGKIGAGDEILISTLEHHSNIVPWQMLCQRTGAELKVIPCDDDGVLDQKAFRALLSARTKVLSIGWISNAFGTVHPVAEMTAVAKKAGVPYVLLDAAQATPHVKMDVQAVGADFVALSGHKVYATTGIGVLWGKADVLNDLPPWRGGGEMIKEVTFAGATYNDLPFKYEAGTPNIEGAIALAAALDFVNEIGIGDISAHEQDLILAAAAGLAEIPDVRLYGPADRAGALSFNIGGIHHYDLGTLLDQMGVAVRTGHHCCQPLMARFGISGTTRASFAVYNTMADVEIFVASVRKAVGMLR from the coding sequence ATGTTTTCTGACGACGAAATCCGCCACCATTTCCCCATCCTGGACCGCAAGATCAACGGGCAGCCGTTGGTCTATCTCGACAACGCGGCCACGACCCAGAAACCGATGGAGGTCCTGTTCGCCTCTAAGCATTACTACGAGGCGATGAACTCGAACATCCATCGGGGCACCCACTACCTCGCCCGGCTGGCGACGGAGGGATTCGAGAAAGCACGGAAGACCGTGGCCGACCACCTGAACGCCGCCTCCACGGACGAGGTCATCTTCACCTCCGGCACCACGGACGGCATCAACCTGGTGGCGGACGTGCTGGCCCTTTCCGGAAAGATCGGCGCGGGGGATGAGATCCTCATTTCCACGCTGGAGCACCACTCGAACATCGTCCCGTGGCAGATGCTCTGCCAGCGGACGGGAGCTGAGCTGAAGGTCATCCCCTGTGATGACGACGGCGTGCTGGACCAGAAGGCCTTCCGCGCGCTGCTGAGCGCCAGAACCAAGGTGCTCTCCATCGGCTGGATCTCAAATGCCTTCGGCACCGTTCATCCGGTGGCGGAAATGACGGCTGTGGCGAAGAAGGCGGGCGTCCCGTATGTCCTGCTGGATGCCGCCCAGGCCACTCCCCATGTGAAGATGGATGTGCAGGCCGTGGGTGCGGACTTCGTCGCGCTGTCCGGCCACAAGGTGTATGCCACCACCGGCATCGGCGTCCTGTGGGGCAAGGCCGACGTGCTGAACGACCTGCCACCATGGCGTGGGGGCGGCGAGATGATCAAGGAGGTGACCTTCGCGGGCGCCACCTACAACGACCTTCCGTTCAAATACGAGGCAGGCACCCCGAACATCGAGGGTGCCATCGCGCTCGCCGCGGCGCTGGATTTCGTGAATGAAATCGGCATCGGGGATATTTCCGCGCACGAGCAGGACCTGATCCTGGCGGCTGCCGCCGGGCTCGCGGAAATCCCGGACGTCCGTCTCTATGGCCCGGCTGACCGGGCGGGAGCGCTTTCTTTCAACATCGGCGGGATCCACCACTATGACCTCGGCACGCTGCTGGACCAGATGGGCGTGGCCGTGAGAACCGGCCACCATTGCTGCCAGCCGCTGATGGCGAGGTTCGGCATCTCAGGTACCACCCGTGCATCCTTCGCGGTGTACAATACCATGGCGGACGTCGAAATCTTCGTCGCATCGGTCCGGAAAGCCGTCGGAATGCTCCGGTGA
- a CDS encoding heparinase II/III family protein translates to MFRFFLCLFLILPLHAAENHLSALRKGHPRIMLTPQRVGEIRTLVTTDPQAKHWHELLSASAKGMLSSSPVTYTLENKKLLNESRAVLKRVSTLAGLHVIKPDPQMVERAKKELLNAAAFPDWNPASFLSTAEMSLAFAIGYDWLHNSLTPTEKETLRTAIIEKGLKPGLEIYKGKRGWPYVSHNWNSVCNNGLIAGALAIADTDPEIANAVLSAAKDSLPRGYRDYAPDGGWPEGPGYWGYGTQYAVYGLASLESALGTDWGLPASPGFSGTGDFRIDLIGPSGMYFNFADGGMRPGAESCMLWLANRFNRPDYDASERIIATQKPSIFHLVFFNGRFSNAAPPPEPPPLRQFTGTGVVILRSGGGKSATWLGIKAGDNKANHSNLDLGTFVLDAGGERFAEELGADHYTLPGYFSANRWDYYRTRTEGQNTLVIGGQNQNPKAAAEIISIKDASVTMDLTAGYPTAKKIHRTATVSRDGTATIDDRILLNTQETIVWSMHTRTQGTISGNTATLTRGNTTLKAEILSPPGASFTLTKVEIPPPQRPEKGLQKLSIQLPAAPSARLTIRFTPQ, encoded by the coding sequence ATGTTCCGCTTCTTCCTCTGCCTGTTCCTGATCCTGCCGCTCCATGCGGCGGAGAACCATCTGTCCGCGCTGCGGAAGGGGCACCCCCGGATCATGCTCACCCCACAACGCGTCGGTGAGATCAGGACCCTCGTCACCACCGACCCGCAGGCGAAGCACTGGCATGAGCTGCTTTCCGCCAGCGCCAAGGGAATGCTTTCCTCTTCACCGGTGACCTACACGCTGGAGAACAAGAAGCTGCTAAACGAAAGCCGCGCCGTCCTCAAGCGGGTATCGACCCTCGCGGGGCTGCACGTCATCAAACCGGACCCGCAGATGGTAGAACGGGCGAAGAAGGAACTCCTCAACGCCGCCGCCTTTCCCGACTGGAACCCGGCCAGTTTCCTTTCCACCGCGGAGATGTCGCTGGCCTTCGCCATCGGTTACGACTGGCTGCACAATTCCCTCACTCCGACGGAAAAGGAAACGCTCCGCACCGCCATCATCGAAAAGGGGCTGAAGCCCGGGCTGGAGATCTACAAGGGCAAGCGCGGCTGGCCGTACGTGAGCCACAACTGGAATTCCGTCTGCAACAACGGCCTCATCGCCGGGGCGCTGGCCATCGCGGATACGGACCCGGAGATTGCCAACGCAGTACTCAGCGCGGCGAAGGACTCCCTGCCGAGGGGCTACCGCGACTACGCCCCGGATGGCGGCTGGCCGGAGGGCCCCGGCTACTGGGGCTACGGGACGCAGTATGCGGTCTATGGTCTGGCCAGCCTGGAGTCCGCGCTGGGCACGGACTGGGGCCTGCCCGCCAGCCCGGGCTTCTCCGGCACCGGGGACTTCCGCATCGACCTCATCGGCCCCAGCGGGATGTATTTCAACTTCGCGGATGGCGGTATGCGACCCGGTGCGGAGTCCTGCATGCTGTGGCTGGCCAACCGTTTCAACCGGCCGGACTACGACGCCAGCGAACGGATCATCGCCACGCAAAAGCCCTCCATCTTCCACCTGGTTTTCTTCAACGGCAGATTCAGCAACGCAGCCCCACCGCCGGAACCTCCGCCACTCCGGCAGTTCACCGGCACAGGGGTGGTCATCCTGCGTTCCGGCGGGGGGAAATCCGCGACCTGGCTGGGGATCAAGGCGGGTGACAACAAGGCGAACCACTCCAACCTCGACCTGGGCACCTTCGTCCTGGATGCAGGCGGCGAGCGATTCGCGGAGGAACTGGGCGCGGACCACTACACGCTGCCGGGTTACTTCTCAGCGAACCGATGGGACTACTACCGGACCCGTACGGAAGGGCAGAACACCCTGGTCATCGGAGGACAGAACCAGAACCCCAAGGCCGCGGCGGAGATCATTTCCATCAAGGATGCCTCCGTCACCATGGATCTCACCGCGGGCTATCCCACCGCCAAAAAGATCCACCGCACCGCCACGGTGTCCCGGGACGGCACCGCCACCATCGACGACCGCATCCTCCTCAATACTCAGGAAACCATCGTCTGGTCCATGCACACCAGGACGCAAGGCACCATCTCCGGAAACACCGCGACCCTCACCCGGGGAAATACCACGCTGAAGGCGGAGATCCTTTCGCCACCCGGCGCGTCCTTCACGCTCACGAAGGTGGAGATCCCACCCCCGCAACGTCCGGAAAAAGGCCTCCAAAAGCTCTCCATCCAGCTTCCCGCCGCGCCATCCGCACGGCTCACCATCCGCTTCACCCCGCAATAA
- a CDS encoding polysaccharide pyruvyl transferase family protein, producing the protein MQRRHFLATLILSSLPAAAQQEKRAPRIILRNSWQIVNIGDIGHTPGILAILEKHLPEAEVFLWPGDISGGVREMILKRFPKLNILPPNPEERRKITSTCDFFLHGSAAFPGAQGDVTAWKNTGKPYGYYGISIAAEGDYAMGLMSHKGLTAEVKDLLDTAAFVFARDSASLKVARDAGVKSPVLEFGPDGAFAVDLRNDEAATAFLSANGLTEGKFLCCIPNLRSAPYWKVKKGRAFDPAKHKRNEEMKEHDHAPLREAIISVVRETDMKVLVCPEDSTHMEVGKEMLVDPLPDDVKAKVVWRKDFWLTDEAVSTYVRSAGLFGNDMHSPIMCIGNGVPAIYCRLLEKTTKGIMWKDIGLSEWFFDFDDEADLPRLAPAVLAMAKDPAAAKSKAAKARAFVEEKQKETIAVLRKSLPGA; encoded by the coding sequence ATGCAACGCCGCCATTTCCTCGCCACCCTCATCCTTTCCTCCCTTCCCGCCGCCGCGCAGCAGGAAAAGCGCGCTCCGCGCATCATCCTACGGAACTCATGGCAGATCGTGAACATCGGTGACATCGGCCACACACCGGGCATCCTCGCCATTCTTGAGAAACATCTGCCGGAGGCGGAGGTGTTCCTGTGGCCCGGCGACATCTCCGGAGGCGTGCGGGAGATGATCCTCAAGCGCTTCCCGAAGCTGAACATCCTGCCGCCGAATCCGGAGGAGCGCCGGAAGATCACCTCCACCTGTGACTTTTTCCTCCATGGTTCCGCCGCCTTTCCCGGCGCGCAGGGCGATGTCACCGCATGGAAGAATACAGGAAAACCCTACGGCTACTATGGCATTTCCATCGCCGCTGAGGGCGACTACGCCATGGGCCTGATGAGCCACAAGGGCCTGACCGCCGAGGTGAAGGACCTGCTGGACACCGCCGCCTTCGTCTTCGCCCGCGACTCCGCCTCGCTCAAGGTGGCGAGGGACGCCGGCGTGAAATCCCCAGTGCTCGAGTTCGGCCCGGATGGCGCCTTCGCCGTGGATCTCCGCAATGATGAAGCAGCCACCGCATTCCTCTCCGCCAACGGGCTGACCGAGGGGAAATTCCTTTGCTGCATCCCCAATCTCCGCAGCGCGCCCTACTGGAAGGTGAAGAAAGGCCGCGCGTTCGACCCGGCCAAGCACAAGCGCAACGAGGAGATGAAGGAACACGACCACGCCCCGCTGCGCGAGGCCATCATCTCCGTGGTGCGGGAGACGGACATGAAGGTCCTGGTCTGTCCGGAGGACTCCACCCACATGGAAGTGGGCAAGGAGATGCTGGTCGATCCGCTCCCGGACGATGTGAAGGCAAAGGTGGTCTGGCGGAAGGATTTCTGGCTGACCGACGAGGCCGTGAGCACCTATGTGCGCTCCGCCGGCCTCTTCGGCAATGACATGCACAGCCCCATCATGTGCATCGGCAACGGCGTCCCCGCCATCTATTGCCGCCTGCTGGAGAAGACGACCAAGGGCATCATGTGGAAGGACATCGGCCTGTCCGAATGGTTCTTCGACTTCGACGACGAGGCCGACCTGCCACGGCTCGCCCCCGCCGTGCTCGCCATGGCGAAGGATCCCGCGGCGGCGAAATCCAAGGCGGCGAAGGCCCGCGCTTTCGTCGAGGAAAAGCAGAAGGAAACCATCGCCGTGCTGAGAAAGAGCCTGCCCGGGGCATAA
- a CDS encoding sensor histidine kinase codes for MTTAARWLFTWLLLPGICQAVDAPWIKAIDLRSLTPEEADEAKPYRLRGTFIYHDDNNAIFLQDETAGALFWYKGTLDPPLIPGDIVEVSGVTKTGLYVPGLDEVTFRVTGHGPLPEPIEVTYDDLISGRFHYQWVTGEGIVRSTSTSSTGRTHIRLAMGSRIVEIQVENFPEAHSLIDHRIRVTGLAAGGINDRHQLNQPYIWPRNAFGIRILDKPTPIDELETVPASTLLTFRPTARTGHRVKVSGTTLASFPDGRVFIRDGKHALAVKPSKRVALEPGETITVLGFPEMEGFSATLDDAEIISNDPGHPPDPIPTYLSSLDDGSMNHELVTFSATVADSFRTQTGASVQLQYPDIAVRLILPVTAAIPAPGTRLRITGICHVETSRAAAYNIRPDSIAIHARTPGDIIVTGSPSWWTTTRLTIALCLLAAIVAIATLWIFLLRRQVEKQTAALRDRIETEAMMLERQRIAREFHDTLEQELTGLSLQLGAASATSSAAPLTTACNMVSRIQTETRNLLHDLRTPSEQIPDLPTALAQLAARHDGSTGPRVELHSTNDIPALPPRTLHHLRMIAAESITNAIKHARATLITIDLRNIGGHLILAITDNGRGFDAEMETREKPGHFGCMGIRERARKLGAEVVWRSQPGHGTTVRLTLSTPS; via the coding sequence ATGACGACCGCCGCCCGCTGGCTTTTCACATGGCTTCTCCTCCCGGGGATCTGCCAGGCCGTGGATGCGCCGTGGATCAAGGCCATCGACCTCCGCTCCCTGACGCCGGAGGAAGCGGACGAAGCCAAGCCCTACCGGCTGCGCGGCACCTTCATCTATCACGACGACAACAACGCCATCTTCCTTCAGGATGAAACGGCCGGAGCCCTTTTCTGGTACAAGGGCACCCTTGATCCCCCGCTGATCCCCGGAGACATCGTCGAAGTCAGCGGAGTGACCAAAACCGGCCTCTACGTCCCCGGGCTGGATGAGGTCACCTTCCGCGTGACCGGACATGGCCCGCTGCCGGAACCGATCGAGGTGACCTACGACGATCTCATCTCCGGACGGTTCCACTACCAATGGGTGACCGGCGAGGGCATCGTCCGTTCCACCTCCACCAGCAGCACCGGCCGCACCCACATCCGGCTGGCGATGGGATCCCGCATCGTGGAGATCCAGGTGGAAAACTTTCCGGAAGCCCACAGCCTCATCGACCACCGCATCCGTGTGACCGGTCTGGCGGCCGGTGGCATCAATGACCGCCACCAGCTCAACCAGCCCTACATCTGGCCGCGGAATGCCTTTGGCATCCGGATCCTGGACAAGCCCACGCCCATCGACGAGCTGGAGACCGTACCCGCCAGCACGCTCCTCACTTTCCGCCCCACGGCGCGCACCGGCCACCGCGTGAAGGTCAGCGGGACCACCCTCGCCTCCTTTCCGGACGGACGGGTCTTCATCCGGGATGGGAAGCACGCGCTCGCGGTGAAACCCAGCAAACGCGTCGCCCTCGAACCGGGCGAAACCATCACCGTGCTGGGATTTCCCGAGATGGAAGGCTTCAGCGCCACCCTCGATGACGCGGAGATCATCAGCAACGACCCGGGGCATCCTCCGGATCCGATACCCACCTATCTTTCCTCGCTGGACGACGGCAGCATGAATCATGAGCTGGTGACCTTTTCCGCCACGGTCGCGGACAGCTTCCGCACGCAGACGGGTGCATCCGTCCAGCTCCAGTATCCGGACATCGCGGTGCGGCTGATCCTCCCTGTCACGGCGGCCATCCCCGCACCCGGCACCCGGCTGCGCATCACGGGCATCTGTCATGTGGAAACAAGCCGCGCCGCAGCCTACAACATCCGGCCGGACTCCATCGCCATCCACGCGCGCACGCCGGGCGACATCATCGTGACCGGCAGTCCCTCCTGGTGGACGACTACCCGCCTGACCATCGCCCTCTGCCTGCTCGCAGCGATCGTTGCCATCGCGACGCTATGGATCTTTCTCCTCCGCCGGCAGGTGGAGAAACAGACCGCCGCCCTGCGCGACCGTATCGAAACGGAAGCGATGATGCTCGAGCGCCAGCGCATCGCCAGGGAGTTCCATGACACGCTGGAGCAGGAACTGACCGGCCTTTCCCTCCAGCTCGGCGCGGCATCCGCCACCTCATCCGCCGCCCCGCTCACCACTGCCTGCAACATGGTTTCCCGCATCCAGACGGAAACGCGGAATCTCCTCCACGACCTGCGCACGCCCTCCGAGCAGATCCCTGACCTGCCCACCGCCCTCGCCCAGTTGGCAGCCCGCCATGACGGCTCCACCGGCCCCCGTGTGGAACTGCACTCCACCAATGACATCCCCGCCCTGCCGCCGCGCACCCTCCACCACCTGCGGATGATCGCCGCGGAATCCATCACCAACGCCATCAAGCACGCGCGGGCGACGCTCATTACCATCGACCTCCGCAACATCGGCGGCCACCTCATCCTCGCCATCACGGACAATGGCCGCGGATTCGACGCGGAAATGGAAACGCGTGAAAAACCCGGCCACTTCGGCTGTATGGGTATCCGCGAACGCGCCCGGAAACTCGGTGCGGAGGTCGTCTGGCGGAGTCAGCCCGGCCACGGCACCACCGTCCGGCTCACCCTTTCCACGCCCTCATGA